In Aspergillus chevalieri M1 DNA, chromosome 7, nearly complete sequence, the sequence TGGATTCTCAGAACAACATGGGTGGAGGTGCACCGCTGGGAGCTCCCAGCTTATTTCCCCGGACGCCCAGTCATCCCGTCGGCCAGCGTATCAAGAGCATCTACACCGATCGTCTGCGTCAGTTCACAGCGCCGGGACAGTATGAGGGGCAAAATCTTGTTTCGTATGTCAGCACCATACTCCAATATACTACCAGTACTAACAAACCACAGCAAGTTCTTCGAAACCATCACCACCGACGAAAATCACATCAAACTCTCCGTCTACTCCGTCCCCAACCTCGCCCGCCCTTCCTTCGCAGAAGCTACATCCCACGATTTCACCCCCACCCACACGGGCGCCTCCTTCGGCCCCAGCTGGTCCACGCACTGGTTCCGCATCCGCCTCACGATCCCCCAGGACATGCGCGACAAGGAACACCTCGAGTTCCACTGGGACGCGAACAACGAGGGTCTCGTGTGGAGTGAGGACGGGCGGCCGTTGCAGGGGTTGACGGGTGGTGGGGAACGGATTGAGTGGGTTATCCCTGATGCGTGGAGGGATGGGGAGGAACATGTGTTTTATATTGAGATGGCGTGTAATGGGATGTTTGGGAATGCGCCGGGTGGGGATAGTATTCAGCCGCCGAGGGAGGATAGGTATTATCGGTTGGAGACGGCGAGGATTGTGGCGGTTAATTTGGAGGCGAGGGGGTTGAATTATGATTTTTGGATTATTGGTGGTACGTTCCTTTTTCGCTTTCTCTCCCCTCTTGTTCACTTACTGCATTTCAGAGATGGTAGGGCTTACAGATGGCAGACGCGGCACGGGAGTTCCCGAGTGACTCGTGGGAATCTCATGAAGCCAATATGGTTGCCAATGCCATCATGGATGCTTTCATTGCTGGCAACGGAAGTCAGGAGTCAATCAAGGAAGGACGTCGGATCGCCAAGAAGTACCTTGGTGACAAGCTTGACTCTTCCGAGGTTTACGATACCAACGCGCAACCTATCGTCTACGCCATTGGACACTGTCACATTGATACCTGTTGGCTGTGGCCATGGGCCGAGACCAAGCGTAAAGTCGCCCGGTCTTGGTCGAACCAGTGTGACTTGATGGACCGTTACCCCGAGCACCGGTTCACCTGCTCTCAGGCACAACAGTTCAAATGGCTGAAGCAGTACTATCCCTCGGTATTCGAGCGGGTTAGAGGCTGGGTTAAGAAGGGTCATTTCCAGCCAGTCGGCGGCAGTTGGGTTGAGCATGATACCAATATGCCCAGTGGAGAGTCTCTGGTGCGGCAATTCCTCTATGGGCAGCGCTTCTTCCAAAGCAACTTTGGCGAGCGGTGCACTACCTTCTGGCTTCCAGATACCTTTGGTTACTCGACTCAGATTCCCCAGATCTGCAGATTGGCAGGTATGAGTCGCTTCTTTACGCAGAAGCTCAGCTGGAACAATATCAACAATTTCCCTCACACTACCTTCCAGTGGGTTGCCCTCGATGGCAGCCAGGTCATGTGCCATATGACACCGGCGGAGACGTACACGGCTAGTGCCCATTTTGGCGATGTGAAGCGTAGCGTGACCCAGCACAAGTCCCTGGATCAAGACAACACTTCCCTTCTTGTATTCGGCAAGGGagacggcggcggtggccCTACCTTTGAGCATCTGGAGAAACTGCGTCGCTGCCGTGGTCTTAGTGACAAAGTGGGACTGCTTCCTCGTGTAAAGATGGGCAATTCCGTCGACGACTTCTTTGCTCAGcttgagaagaaggctgcTGAAGGGACCAAGTTTGTGACCTGGCACGGAGAGCTTTATTTCGAGCTGCACCGTGGTACATACACCACCCAGGCGGACAACAAGCGCAACAACCGCAAGGCGGAGTTTTTGCTGCGCGATATTGAGTTGCTGGCGACCGTTGCCTCCCTGAGGGCACAGTATAAGTATCCTAAGGAGGAGATAGACGACATGTGGGAGGCTACCCTTCTGTGCCAGTTCCATGATTGTCTACCCGGCAGCTGCATTGAGATGTGCTATGATGACTCGGATAAACTGTACGCCAAGATCTTTGAGACCGGTCAGAGACTTAAAGATGAAGCTCTCAAGGTGCTTTTAGAGGGGGATGGGCATATCAGCAATGGTCTAGTGGCCATTAGCACTATGCCATGGAGTCGCACGGAGATCGTCCGGATCCCTGCCGCATACGCCACCAACGGCTACACCAATTACGCCCTAGTTGAAGACAACACCAGCAGTGCCACACAGCTTAAAGCCCttgagagggagaagaagcctgTTGTGATAGTGACAGAAGATAAACCAGGCGTTTTCCGATTGGAAAACGAGCAACTGCGGGTCATCATTGAAAACGGCGTCATCACGTCTTTGTTCGATATCAAGGCCAAACGCGAGATTATCGCAAAGGGTAGCAAAGCCGGTCAGTTGGTGATCTTTGACGACAAGCCACTTTACTGGCAGGCATGGGATGTGGAAGTGTACCACCTTGAGTCTAGAAAGGAGCTTTCTTCTAGCCAGACTTCTATTGCTGAGGCGGATCCGTACCATGCCAGTGTCGTTACCCAGACCAAGATCAGCGACAAGAGCTGGATCAAGACAACCATCAGCCTTGGTGCTTCTGTTGAAGATCAACCGTCTTATGTTGAATTCGAAAGTGAAGTGGAGTGGCAGGAGACCATGAAGTTCCTCAAGGTGGAATTCCCAGTAGACATTACCAATACAGAGGCGTCGTACGAGACTCAATATGGTATTATCAGACGGCCCACACATTATAACACAAGGTATGTGACTGACATCAGAAATTGTGCGTGTTATTACTGACAAAGCAGCTGGGATATGGCCAAGTTCGAAGTCTGCTGCCACAAGTGGGCCGACCTCTCTGAATACGGATATGGCGTGTCAATCCTGAACGACTCCAAGTATGGCTTTGCAACCAGCGGTAATCTGATGCGACTTTCTCTGCTCCGCGCGCCTAAGGCACCGGATGCCCATGCAGACATGGGTCGTCACCACATCCGCTATGCCATTTTCCCACACGAAGGACCTCTGGACTGGCGTACTGTCCGTGCAGGGTACAACTTCAACAACCAGCTTATCATCCAACCTTCATCTGGCGAGGAATACAATGTACAAGTTGCCGAGCTTCTTGGCAATAAATCTCTTGTTCTTGATGCGGTCAAGCGAGgcgaggatgacgaggatgtcTCTCGAGGCGGATTGCCCGTACGTCCTGGAAAGAGCGTTATCCTTCGCATCTATGAGTCTCTTGGTGGCAAGAGTCGTGGAACTATTCGGTGTCACTACCCGGTTACGAAGGCTTTCAAGTGCAATATacttgaagatgatgaggaggaactTGTCGTGAGAAAGGAAAGGCCGGCTGAGATTAAGATCGAGTTGAGAGCTTTTGAGGTTGCGACTTATCGATTGCAGATCGGTTCATTCTAGCTCTGGCGGTGGCCGTTAAGTGATAACTTGAGAATCCATAAATTGCATAACCCAGTGGATAATGTACAGAATGCAATGCATGACTTGAGCGCCTAACTCCTTTCTCACGGCCAATCCAGTAGATAGCAACCAATCCTTGCACCAATGAAATCAATCCCTCCCATAACTAATCTTCAGCCGCTTCACGGGCGGCTTATCACTATCCTCAACATCTTCATCCACATTCTTATTCCCAGATTTCTTCTTATTTTTCGAGCCAGCCTTCGAATTCCCATTCGTCGAAGCATCACCCCCATTCGACAACGGCGTAGGCGCAGGCGTTGTCTGCGCAGACGAAGGCGTCGGAGATTCCTATAAACATCAGCCTGCCGCTCGTCTTTCCCCCTTAACTAAAGGGGCACAA encodes:
- the ams1 gene encoding alpha-mannosidase (BUSCO:EOG092607QZ;~COG:G;~EggNog:ENOG410PH3N;~InterPro:IPR015341,IPR037094,IPR011330,IPR000602, IPR027291,IPR028995,IPR011013,IPR041147,IPR011682;~PFAM:PF17677,PF01074,PF07748,PF09261;~go_function: GO:0003824 - catalytic activity [Evidence IEA];~go_function: GO:0004559 - alpha-mannosidase activity [Evidence IEA];~go_function: GO:0030246 - carbohydrate binding [Evidence IEA];~go_process: GO:0005975 - carbohydrate metabolic process [Evidence IEA];~go_process: GO:0006013 - mannose metabolic process [Evidence IEA]); this translates as MGGGAPLGAPSLFPRTPSHPVGQRIKSIYTDRLRQFTAPGQYEGQNLVSKFFETITTDENHIKLSVYSVPNLARPSFAEATSHDFTPTHTGASFGPSWSTHWFRIRLTIPQDMRDKEHLEFHWDANNEGLVWSEDGRPLQGLTGGGERIEWVIPDAWRDGEEHVFYIEMACNGMFGNAPGGDSIQPPREDRYYRLETARIVAVNLEARGLNYDFWIIGDAAREFPSDSWESHEANMVANAIMDAFIAGNGSQESIKEGRRIAKKYLGDKLDSSEVYDTNAQPIVYAIGHCHIDTCWLWPWAETKRKVARSWSNQCDLMDRYPEHRFTCSQAQQFKWLKQYYPSVFERVRGWVKKGHFQPVGGSWVEHDTNMPSGESLVRQFLYGQRFFQSNFGERCTTFWLPDTFGYSTQIPQICRLAGMSRFFTQKLSWNNINNFPHTTFQWVALDGSQVMCHMTPAETYTASAHFGDVKRSVTQHKSLDQDNTSLLVFGKGDGGGGPTFEHLEKLRRCRGLSDKVGLLPRVKMGNSVDDFFAQLEKKAAEGTKFVTWHGELYFELHRGTYTTQADNKRNNRKAEFLLRDIELLATVASLRAQYKYPKEEIDDMWEATLLCQFHDCLPGSCIEMCYDDSDKLYAKIFETGQRLKDEALKVLLEGDGHISNGLVAISTMPWSRTEIVRIPAAYATNGYTNYALVEDNTSSATQLKALEREKKPVVIVTEDKPGVFRLENEQLRVIIENGVITSLFDIKAKREIIAKGSKAGQLVIFDDKPLYWQAWDVEVYHLESRKELSSSQTSIAEADPYHASVVTQTKISDKSWIKTTISLGASVEDQPSYVEFESEVEWQETMKFLKVEFPVDITNTEASYETQYGIIRRPTHYNTSWDMAKFEVCCHKWADLSEYGYGVSILNDSKYGFATSGNLMRLSLLRAPKAPDAHADMGRHHIRYAIFPHEGPLDWRTVRAGYNFNNQLIIQPSSGEEYNVQVAELLGNKSLVLDAVKRGEDDEDVSRGGLPVRPGKSVILRIYESLGGKSRGTIRCHYPVTKAFKCNILEDDEEELVVRKERPAEIKIELRAFEVATYRLQIGSF